The window CCTGCCGTTCTCGATTGAGTACCTGTTTTTCTGGAGTTTTCATCTGTTAATGTTTGCTTTCTTTCTAGCGGTTATAGCTTCCATTCTTTTGTCACTTTACATACAAGAGTGAACATTTGTCACAATTAACTTGACTGATGGTAATCTGCGGTATTTCAGAAAAAAAGGTTATAAAACTTGTGGAGAAACATTTTAGGTAGAGAATGGCAGTTGTTTCGACGTACTAAATGAAGTGGGGTTTAACATCTTATAAAGCTATTTTATGTTCGATAATACCGTGCTGGAATGATTTGTATATCAGTAAATTCCCGAAGTTAATATCTAGAAATGGTATCACAGCATCAGAGAGGGAACTTTAAGCTTAAGCTAGGGTGTGTACCATAATGGTAACTAACACAATTAACACCATTGCTAGAGAAATTAGCTTTTAAAAATGGCTTATTCTATATTTCTACTAACAATATCGAGTTTAACTGAGTCTAAGTTAATCTCATAAGCAAAAAATAGCGCGATTCCACCTGGCTAAATCAAAAGAGATGCTGAACAAAAGACCATGCAAGTAATTGAACGAGTAGCGTACATTACTTAAAAGGGAACTTCAAAAAAACTACTGAAGAAACGACTTTTGTAGCTGCAAAGTAAGAGGTCAATGTAATTTAATGACTATTTAAAAAGTCAAAAGAAAGCACATAATTTACTCACCAAAAATATGCATTGAGTAGCGTTAAAATCGTAAAAATAGTCGAACTTAACTTTATTTAAATTTAGAAGTCAAACAACAGTAAACTACCGTCACGAGCGTATTCTATTTGTTAATTAGCAAACAAAAATGTTGAAATAAAAAATAAGTTTTATGTAGATCTGTGTGACATAAGTGTGAAAAGAGTAATTTCAGGCGGACAATTGATTCGGATTGGTAAGATACTGAAACCAATCCCTCGGTTGACGTAAAGATGGTTTCCTTGTTTTCCATATTCATCAATCCAGCCGTCAGCATGAACTTGATCTTCTTTAGTAAAAGTTAGCCAAGACCATTCTGGAGTAAATGGCAAGCGAATTTGTCCGCCGTGAGTATGCCCTGCTACAGCTATAGGTGCAGAGTTGGCAGGAAATAGAGCAAAGGATTCAGGATGATGCATCATTACAAACCTAGGTGCTGAATCCGGTATCTCAGCTAGCGCTACAGCTGGTTTATCCTCATTAGCCCAGTGCGATCCTATACCTACTAAATACAAAAGTGCTTTGCGATCGCTCGCTAATGTCTGACTTTGGTTTGAAGACGGCACGATCGCAACAGCTTCATTTTTCAATACTTGCACGCCCACTGCTTCAAGAGACTCAGCTACTTTGGTTGCTAAAGTCGCGTTTGGAGGAGCATCCTTTGCTTTCATGCCATAATCGTGATTGCCTAATACGGCATATGTTGGGATACCAGAGGCAGGTAGTGGACGCACAAGCTCGATCGCCTTACTAATTTCTGCGCTGGGGTTCTCGCCTGGAGAGTAAATGAAGTCACCAATAATTAGCGCGAACGCGGGGCGTTCCTTAACTAGCTGAACAATCCGATTAATTGTAGGGGTATTGTCTAGCCACATTCCCACTTGCCAATCACCGATAACCGCAACTTTTTGCCCTTCCCAAGCAGCAGGTAAACCAGGAATTACGGCAACTTGAGGTTCTACATCGATGAGGTAGGGTTCGAGCAAACCCCAAATCAGAATTGCGCCAATTAATCCTAATAAGCTCAATAAAGCATACTTAATTTTCTTCATAGTTCGCTTGCGAATTTATACTGTTAAGTGTCATGAACCGCTATTGTTCTTCACTCACTTAGCATTTAAATTGATAGTTAGCTTTAACATAAAGATTGAGATTGATCTCCCTAAAAATAAACCTGCTCAAAAGGGTTGTACTCCAAATATTTATCTTCTAAAGCAATTTCTTTCCCAACTAACCAGACTTGATTACCGTGCTAGGCGATCGTGTTGAATTGGATAGATGAGCGCTCCTAAAAACCACCGAAACTTAACGAACCACAAGTTTAGTGATAAGAACTTACCTAAATTTATATACAAGAGTTGCTTCGTTTATATTTAGTGATGCGATCGCGATCGGCTGGTTGGGACATAGAATAAGTGTGACTTGGTGCTACGCCACAGGTAAAACTGCGGCAGCACAAATTATTGTCAAATTAAAGAATGTCGCGTCTATAACGACCTCTTTCTCTTAGTCGTTCTTGATAAGTTGTCAGATTGCGGTCTTGCAGATTGTAGAAGTAAGGCTCGTGAGCATACGTATAGGTAGTAGCACCAATCGCTGCACTGGGAATGGGCATCGTCATGTAAGGACGATAAATTCCTCTAACGCGCTCTTCGTAGTCATTGTCGAGCGCTAAATCTTCACTGAATTCTGGTAAATCTTCTACCTGCTGTTTGGTTAATTGCGGAGCATATACTCTTTTGTCGTCATAATCTATGTTAGCCATGCCCACTGGAAGAAACACATTCTTACCAAACACCCAAAAGCCTGTATCAACAATGAAATAACGAAAATTTCCGTCTTCATCGACCATGATATTCTTTACAGAACCAACTTTATCATCCTGTGCATACACATCAAAGCTTTTGATATCATCACCATCAAAAATGTCGTTTTGATAGTCAGGATAATATTCATCAAGTTTGTAAAGAGTCATCTTTTTTCTCCAAAATTCTCAAACTTAACTATTAGCCAAATTGAATTGCTATAGCTCGAAGATAGAGAGAGATAGTGGAAAAGTCGTGGAGGAAGAACTTTAACTTAAAAGCGATCGCCAAAAATCGTTGAACTTGTCACAACTAAAGTATTAATTTTATTCCGTAATACAGGCTAATAAAAAATAGTAAAAATGAAACTTTTTCTTAAAAAAACCCTCTAAAGATTGAAGTAAGAAGCTAATGAAACCTTATAAATTGAACTGACGTTTGAAGATAAACCGAGATGGAACACTAACTACAATTACTTGACAACGATGCCTGTAATAATCCGAAGCCATCTGATCTCAGAAGAATCCCAAATGAAAGTAGAAAAACAATGCTAAGGATTTGAAAATAACTAGCTAATACTTGAACTGAAATACTAGCAGCAACGGTTTCACTCAATAAAACAGTAGTTTTTAAAGATTCCTCCCTATTAATAATCTGTAAATTGACATTGTTACCCTTCGACTGAAATCATGGGTTGGTCAGAATAATTTTAAACACCAATGCTCTTATGCAAATTGTGTACTTTCAGTGGGTCAACGTGTTGCAAAAAAGTAAGTTTCGGAAAATATGTCTGTCTGAAGATGCCGTACAGCCTGCTCCAGAAGAAATACCTTACTGCGTATGCAAAGCAGCCCTGAACCTTGCCAAATATGACCTACAGGTGATTACAGTTTCTCCTGCTTTTATCGCTACTTCGATGACAGATGCAAAGATGAAAAAGAGATCAAACTAAATGGAAGTGTGTTTTAATGAGGCGATCGCTAAGTTGCTAGAAGAGAATCGCCCTTACCTCGAATTGAAGCGACGTGGACGACCGGAAGAAGTAGTGGATGTCATTGCTTTGTGTGTGTTCCAAACGGTTAAGCTTTGTACTCGGTGCTACTAGCGGGTAGATGATGGCTCTGTTGCCAGTCTATAACAAATGTAACCACACAATCTTTGCAGAAAGCTATGTTTCGTGATTAAGCTCCTTGTCCCATAAACTGCATTAATCTGCCATCTACAACTAAAGTTGTACCGTGAATGTACTTGGCATCACTTGAGGCTAGAAATACGGCAGCATAGGCAATAGAGCGGGTTGATCCAGTTAGAGCCAGGAGAGGCGATCGCTTCATACTCTAACCAGCCTTGCAATTGCTCAAAAAAATACAGAATAGGTATTGTAAGGACTAAGCAGATAAAGAACCGTCGCTTAAAAATTGCTGGATCGTGATGTCCTAGATGTCCTCCGTGTCCAGAATGTCCAGCGTGTCCGTGATGGGGAGTATCGGCATTCTGTTAGTGGTGTGCGTGATGACCGTTATGCTCGTTGTGATGCGATCGCGTTTTCTGCTGTATAAGTTCCTTACCATCTCCTATCATCTGCATTACCCCAAACGATTGTTGGTTCTGAACTAATTAAGCTCGTGCTGCGGCAATGTCTGCAATCTTATGATATTCTTCTACGGCTTGGCGGCAAGCTTTAGCACAGTTTTGGCAATGTGGGCTATCGTGCTGTTCGCATTCTGCTGCACAGGCTTCGCAGATATCTATGCAAGCACGAACGACATTCGGAATAAAGCGAGAACCGCGACTCATG of the Gloeocapsopsis sp. IPPAS B-1203 genome contains:
- a CDS encoding metallophosphoesterase, coding for MKKIKYALLSLLGLIGAILIWGLLEPYLIDVEPQVAVIPGLPAAWEGQKVAVIGDWQVGMWLDNTPTINRIVQLVKERPAFALIIGDFIYSPGENPSAEISKAIELVRPLPASGIPTYAVLGNHDYGMKAKDAPPNATLATKVAESLEAVGVQVLKNEAVAIVPSSNQSQTLASDRKALLYLVGIGSHWANEDKPAVALAEIPDSAPRFVMMHHPESFALFPANSAPIAVAGHTHGGQIRLPFTPEWSWLTFTKEDQVHADGWIDEYGKQGNHLYVNRGIGFSILPIRINCPPEITLFTLMSHRST
- a CDS encoding PRC-barrel domain-containing protein; the encoded protein is MTLYKLDEYYPDYQNDIFDGDDIKSFDVYAQDDKVGSVKNIMVDEDGNFRYFIVDTGFWVFGKNVFLPVGMANIDYDDKRVYAPQLTKQQVEDLPEFSEDLALDNDYEERVRGIYRPYMTMPIPSAAIGATTYTYAHEPYFYNLQDRNLTTYQERLRERGRYRRDIL
- a CDS encoding SDR family oxidoreductase — its product is MKRSPLLALTGSTRSIAYAAVFLASSDAKYIHGTTLVVDGRLMQFMGQGA
- a CDS encoding four-helix bundle copper-binding protein yields the protein MPHQQYQTSIDAAIHCAYECEHCADQCLGSMPECARLCRDCAQICWAIASFMSRGSRFIPNVVRACIDICEACAAECEQHDSPHCQNCAKACRQAVEEYHKIADIAAARA